The DNA window AACGGTAAATAAAGCCCTAGAAGTGGCTCTCTAAaacatattaaatattttattgaatatttaaaatattcttcTTAAATGAGCTTGTTACCTTGCCAACATATAAGATAATTTAGTAAATCCTTGATCAGGATCAACTCTCTTATCCTTATAGACATGTCCTGTGgtttttttggctaaaatgtttatgcaaaaaaaataataactaaaataaaataatttattaattttaaaaatagcgccctcctcctcgattctcatagggaGCACTTAAGTAAGcctaaaaagcaaaaaaaaaattaagtctttattaattttatgacttttcctttttgtttttgttgtttattgttgTAAAAACAAGTAGCTTATACAGTTTAACGGTAAATAAAGCTATAGAAGTAGCTCTCTAaaacatatataatatttttttcaatatttaaaatttacttcTTAAATAAGCTTCTCACCTTGCCAACTTATAAGATAATTAAGTGAATCCCTGATCAGGATCAACTCTCTTATCCTTATAGACATGTCCTGTTGTTTATTTGCctaaaatgttaataataaaaaaattataaacaaaacaaaataatataaataatttaaaaaatagcgccctcctcctcgattctcatagtgAGCACTTAAGTAAGCccctaaaacaaaatattttttgaatcttgaaaatttttatggattttatttcttgtttttattgtctCTTATTATATAAACAACTAGTTTACACAGCTGACAGGTTAAGAAGCTTTAGAAAATGCTTTCTCAGgtgcattaaatattttttttttcatttttaaaacctctttctatcttttttttttaaataaaattaacacCTCAGCTCGTGTTGGTATTGTTGTGCAATTCAATGTGTTGACTTTTCTGTGTCAAAAGGTCAAACACCTATATGTGCATGCGTGTttactattgttgttgttggtggtgttGCGTGGGTGCTGTGCGGGTTTTCCGGCCATAACTTACTGGCTTTAAGCTTTTTCCATGCGACCGCCATGGCGGCCATTGGcggtaactttttttttcagttgctgttgttggaCATGTACATATGTCTTCGATCTTGGTTTACTATATGGGTTGGCTTTAGCTTTACCGCGACATTGGCAAACAATTTTCGGCAAGGCAAGGCAAGGCCCACACCATCCGCTGCTAACCACAGTCCGATGGCGAGTCGCGCTCCACTTGTTATGCCGCCGGCTGGTCGAATCGCTTCGTACGTGTTTCGCAACTTAAACTATTTACAACAGcatgaattaaaacaaaaaaaactgtcaaaaaacaaaaaccaaaaagaagCAGTcacgaaccaaaaaaaaaaataaagacggAACAGCAAAAGCAGCGCagaacagaaaaataaaaaaaaaatacagctacaaaataaaaaataaataaaacaaacaaaaaaaataaccataacaaatatatataaaaatgtttaaccTGTATTTGCGTTAGCAGCAGATTGCATTACCATATAACATACAAGTTTACAGTGAAGCTTCTGGTTGGCGGGATCACAAAAATCAATCATACGCCATGTAAGCCAAATGAATATTACATGGTTTTCTTATGACATAACTTCTCGtgtaaaaaaactaaaaactttaatgagaaatcctaaaaaatatcaataaaatatatttcatagtTACTTGGCTTATTGAAGCTCCACTGTACTATTTGACAGTTGGTTTTTAATGCAGCTGTAAACTTAATAAGCCACCAAAATCCACACACAAGCGCCATTTTTTCacatttccataaaaaaagcgaaaaaaaaaaccaaataaaaaacgaaaagcaTTTTTATGTGTGTCTCAgcaatgaaaattaaaagcaaTTGCTCTTGACCTTGGAAATGAAACTTAAccggcttaatattttttattcaacaaTTTAAATGCTTCCTTAAGAGTTATTTTAACAATTGCCAAATGAATTAAAAGTCAAGTAATTAagttgtatttttaaaatgcgaataagatttaaaaaaaaagcttagaACTTAAAATAATAGAACATATGGATGTACCATAAACATAGGCTTTTATcattcaaatttttaatatttaaaatttttactaattttaaaataaactaagtaatcatttaatttttaacaaagcgttaaattaattttgaaataaaaatattacataccGTTTTTACACATGTAAATAACTTACCTAATTCTTACATCGATTTTACAGTGTGACCGTGTAGGTCAGGCGTTGGCCAAAATGAGCTGTCCATACCGTACGCACCCCAACTGGGCACACTCGTTCGCATATCCGATGGTGGAGCAAATCCCAACTTAGGATAAGAGAAACCCAATTACAAAATGATCTGTCGCCTGTGTCTGAACGCGCTGGACGAGCAGGACGCAGTGCTGCTATTCGGCGGTGCCACCGAGGCGGCAGCAGAGGACGAGGGCGACGGTGCCAGCGGCCAGGCAATGCCGGAAAGCGACCTGGTCCAACTGATCTCGATTCATCTGTACCTCTGCGTGAGTATTCCAACTTAGCCACCCCCCGACACCTCCCCATCAGCTGGAAGTGACAGAAGTGCATTCGTACAATTCCATGCATCTTGCAGCTATCCCGCGACGACGCCATCTCCACCTGCATCTGCACGGAGTGCTGCTCCCAGCTGGAGAGCTTCCACAACTTTTGGAAGCTGGTGGAGCTGAAGCAGACGACTCTGTGTAGCCAGTTCCTGGAAATCGACTGTGACGTCAACTGGTCGGAGGAGCCGGACGAGGAACTGGTCCAATTGGAGCCCGAATTTCCTGTGGAATTCTGTATAAAAACAGAACCCAAAGCAGTGGCCACCACCGTTGCTACGGCAGTCAATAAGTTTCCTTGTATGTTCTGCGAGAAGTCGTTCAAGATGCGTCGCTACCTGGAGGAGCACATTGCCACACACACCGGTGATCGACCAATCCCCTGTCCTTACTGCGAGATGGCCTTTCGCTGCCGCTCCAACATGTACACCCACGTCAAGAGCAAGCACACGGCCCAGTGGCTGAAAGCTCGAGAGGAACGGGATGCGGCCAAATCGCAGAATCACGCCATTCACGAGGTGAAAACTGAGGTGGTGGAGGAGGTTTCAGTTCTTGCTCCGCTTACAACTCCTGCCATCACCGGTATTCCCGCAACAGCTTCGGCTACATCTCCGCCATCCATGCAGCAGCTCCCGCTGTCTGTGATCAAGACAGAGCCCGGAGACTCCATCAACTTGACCATGGCCAAGACCCCACCCACAGCCAGTCGTGCATCGCGGACTCGTTCCAGCCGCCGCAAGACCCATTCGCCCAAGAAGGCTCAGCCCACAGAGTCCAGTGACGGCAGCGGCGATGAGGAATCACCCCAGAAGCGTCTCAAAGAGAACGAACTCATTTTGGCCAACTACAATGCTGTGGCTGCGGCTGTGGTGGCTGCCGCCTCAATATCTGGCACAGGAGGAGCCAGTAGCGGAGGAGGTGGCAATAGTGGAACCACCAGCCAGACAGACACCCTGCAGCAGCGTTTGTGTGCAAGTCTccttcagcagcagcaactccaGCAGCACATAAATCTCCTGTCCGCTATGACAGCATCCACAGCAGCCGGAGGGTCAAGTAGCAcctgcaccaccaccaccaccaccaccagcaatCCCTACGGGTAAGTCAACATAAATGCTCTTTACGATCGATTTTAATGACAAATCCATTTCCAGATCACCACCTGGCCAAGCTGAAAAGCGAACGCCGGACAAACGGCGATCCGCACCGACAGCACCACCCATCCAGACGGCCATCAAACCCGAGGCGCCCATCTCCCTCATTTGTCCCAACTGCGGGGAACTGCCCGGGCTGAATCACCGCTGCCTAAGCAAACCCAAGTACGCCTGCGATGTGTGCGGCAAGAGCTTCAAGATGAAGCGCTACCTAGAGGTGAGTAGGCTTGCCTAGCTTGTTAATACCTAGCCTTTATTCCATTGTATTCCATCGATTCAGGAACACTTTGCCACCCACACTGGCGTTAAACTGCATACCTGCGCCTTCTGCCCCACAGAATTTCGGTCCAAGTCGAACATGTACCATCATACGAAGCGTAAGCACAAAGCCGAATGGGAACGCTCCAGGGCTAGCCGATCGGCGGCGAAGGAGCAAAGGCTCCAGGAGCAAATCCAGATGAAAATACAGTTACCCAGTGCAGTTACCCAGGCCCAGTCCGGACCGGCTGCTGTCTAaacttttatatacatttatatatgaatatattttttgcatGTTAGACATACATAACACAAAATAACGAGAATACCGACATGTACTTAACCGAAGTTTCGTATAACTCCAGTCGCGATTTGCGGATATCGCCTATCGCCCATCGCCTGGCACCTATTGTGTATACTCTTCTCATTCTCTATAATGCCTTGGCCAGTTTTGATTAGATCTGGTTATAAAGTAAACATtaatttcaacaaaaactGATATATAATCGTTTTGCTTATTGGGGCGGCTTGGAGCTTAGGCGGTACGGATCCGTACCCTTAACTGTATTGGATTTCGATCTCTGGatgtttattttgatttgttggaAGTGGGGACTGGACTGGACTTTAAATAAGCAAATTCCTAAATTCTTTCCGTTATTTTCTTGCTTATTGATGAGTGAGCTTCTTTCTGGCAGAAATGATGAGTTTAACAGGATACTTCCATCTCTTTTCATTCGAACTATACGGGTCAGCAAAAAACAAACCCTAGTCCCTAGTCCCAAACCCACTCTGCTGGAAAGCCTCGAAAAACGAGCAAAATGCAGACAATAGTCGCCCAGATTACCCGGCGAACAGAAATCAGGAGCAGATGGaacttcaaaacaaaaaaataatactgcAACGGTTCTCAACTCCGAATACCTcagtatatactatataccaACTTTTTTGGTATTCTCACATGTGCTGACAACTGGTAACACTGCAGAGAGCGAGGAAAGTGGCGTTGCCACCTGCTGCCGATTACTGTTCGCCTGGTAATCTGGGTGCGTTTTGTGTGCATTTTGGGGAGCGTTTTGTGGCTCAAAAAAAAGCTAGCTAGTCCGTTTTTCTGGACTTGTATGCGCCCCCTAAAGCCCAAATGGAAAAAGATGAGAATTATTATTGCAAATTCAATTTAcagatttaattttaatttattttttttgttttatcgCCTTTGTACAAATAGAAAACAGTTAATaattgcaattgcaaattGCTCAATGCGtacgttgtttttttttttatatatatatatagtatgtaaGTTTAGTTATGATCCTCCCGCCaaacataaaatttttagTGATTTCTCTCATCCGAAATAAAGAGGGGAAATACAAATAATGTGAACGGATAAACGGATATACGCGTAAATTAGTGTTAGGGACAAAAGTGTGTGTGTTAATATGATAAAACTAGGTatacaatataatatatatatatcggtATATCAAGCTGCTTTCTGTACtgccatgtttttttttggagaagTATCCTTCGCCAGGCATGTGTTCTTTCATTTGTTTCGAGTTCGTTGTAACCACGAAAGCAGCCACCACTTGacatcgtttttttttggacaaaaaaaaataataataattctaACTCTGTTAGTCGACGATTAGTCGTTGGCGCGCTACTTGAATGGATTGGGTCGTGCCTTGAATACCGTCATCTTTCGTATTTCCTTGATCTCCTCCTGCTCGCATCGTTTCCGTTGTTCGTCTtgctgaaaaaaataaattgaaaaaaaagagaacttTAATGAATGGGAACATTCACAACAATGTACATTCAGTGGCTCATCCATATTGATAGCGACATTATTAAGTTGCCATTATATTCCCAACCcactttaattgaaaaatgaaaaaagaaCTGAATCATTCGAGTCTTTCCTCTTCTTATGAAGCCGGGCTTACCCCCCGATTAGTCAGCCGGCAGGAGGCCAAGTGATAAGGGGACCTTGCTCGCCAGAGAATATGGTGGACGGCGACGTCCACTTGGTATCGGCTGTGGCTGATCCACTCGGCGGTTTGTTtgccagcaaaaaaaaaatagagaaacaGCCACAGCCATTTGGGCTGATAAGATTAGCGTAGCGGACGGAATTCGCGCCGAGTGGGATcagtgaataaaaaaaaaaaaaaaaatggaaattaaaagaataagaaAACAAAGCGCCGAGCCAAGGTCAAAGtcacaaatacaaaaaaatgagGATCTTACAAAGGATCTTATGAAGTAATCTTAAGCTCCCACCGCTCCAAAAGGATCATCGTAATAGAGCCACTTTCTATGGCTTAACTATGTCACTTAAAACTAACGATCATTACTAATATCTCTTTGGAAGCGGTGCACTAATCTCTTGTGAAAAGCTGCTAAGAGCCCCCCCCGGGCTATAATCATCTGAgttttgtttgtgttggaTATCTACCAGTGGGTTAACTCTCTTTTTTGATCTTCTCAGCAGTGGCTGCCGACTATGGGGGCAGCTGGATTCGGGGTGGCTTGGGCTGGCTCGCCACCAACGCCGGAATGGCCCAGCGCTGACGTTGCGGTAATCGTGGAGGAGGGAGTGGCTATCGTGGAGTCATCGGCGGAGGAGAGCACGCTGTTGTCGCCATAGAAACGGGGCTCGTCATGTGATTCGCCGCCCGGCGAGACAATATCTTCGTCGGAATCCTCATCATTGGAGCTATCACCGGCGGTTGTGTTGAGCTTATTTCCGGTAGCTGCGGCCACAGCTGCCGAATCCTCGCCAGAGCTGGAGCTTGGCACATGCTTTAAACGATCATAACAGGCGTCGCAGACGCGTAGCGGTTTGGTGCTCTGCTGTGGTAGCAGAAACTTCTTGGCGGAGCAGCCGGCACAGACGACAGCACCGCAGTTGCGGCAGTGATGACGGCGCTGGATAAACGTAAACTGCGTCTTCTTGCAGTGCATGCAGACACTGGCCTCGGTGTCCGGCACCCAAACAGCGGCATGATTCTCCACCGGCTTCTTGCCGCTTTTGCGCAGCAGGTCCTCCACGCACTTGTTGATGTGCGCCATCCATTCCTGCTTCTCTGTACTGGTGGCGGCATACACCACAAACGACTTGGTGGTGGTGCGAATGTACCAGCCATTCCTATACTGCTGATTATCGGCAATCGACTCCAGCGATACCTCCTCCAGCGGCATGATGTGCTGCTTGTTGTACTTCTTCTTGCCAATCACTATATTCCCGTAGACCAGGATGTCGTTGAAAAGGAAAAACTGGCGGCTCTTTGGACGCTTCCGGCACATCTTGGTTAGCACACCTTCGCCGACCAGGACACGGCCCTGCATCGCCAGCGGCACACCCGAACTTCCAAAACAATTCTCAACGGAGGCGATGCGTCGCGTGTTCGCCTCCGAGTTCACCAGACGGTCCACCATGATGTGAAAGTTCTTGTTCCGGTTGTTCCTGTTGCTTCGTTCGTTCGGTTCCGAGTGCTTAGGTGTTTAGTATTTGGTGCtcagaatcggaatcggaatcaaaaataatgaagaCTCTGAAATCCGAAGAGTAGCCAACTGTGACGACAAATTCAcctgtgtgttggtgtgtgcAGCGTTGTGCCGTGTGACCCTCGGTACCAgctatatgtatgtgtgtgtgataATGTATCCGATATTTTGTTAGCGTGTGCGTATGGGTGGAACTCGGTAGCAGCTGTTGCGTGTCCTGCGGGTACCCTGGTACCTTGATGGCCAATATCTCCTCCTTTCGGCTCGTCCGATATATGCAATGTACAACTGTCAACTGGCTTTTTCTACGCCGTCCGCGACGTCATGACTCACTCCCACCactaacaacaaaaacaaactgcgCTCTCGGCGCCCCCGCCTCGCTTCTTGTCACTTTCGCTCTTCCTATCTCTTTCCGTTGCTCGGTGTTCGGTGCCGTTTCAGCTTGCTGTCCGCTTATGTCGCTTTATTAGCGTACTGGTTCCGATTTTCTAATCTGAATGGTGATTTGTGTGTGGCGAGATCCAAGGAATACAGTATCCCGGCTGGCCAGATAGGATGCACAATTTCCCTCGATGGCAAAACTAAGTAAACCTTTTCGACGTTTTAACTCGCAACGGTGTGGCCAGCCTATGATCCTAAAAAATGACCTACTTTTAACCCCAAAACCTGTTATGACCCAGTGTTGTAAAATACAGCAATTGATGAACTTTCCAACCGCTGTATTTggtttttaaatcttttaaacatttaacGTTTAAATAcctcattttttttctgctccAAATTCGCCTGCACAGCAGCGTCAAATTCACGGCGTTCCCGCAGGCGCTGTTCGCTTCGAAGCTGGAATGGCTTGGGCTGGCAGTGTCCAGGCCTAGGGGGTGGATGCTTATCATGCTCCGACCCTGTCTCCCGAATCCTTCGCCGTTCCCTGTCCAAGCGCCCGTGTTTTACGACCTCTGGAGTGACCGGCATTGTCACTTTGTGTACCACACGCATCTCGCCAATGCGGTTGTGTAtcattttgaaatttggcattgGCCGGCTGTGGAACTCACGCGCCTTACGCTCCTCATCCTCGCGTCTTCGCAGCGCCAGCTGCCGGTTTGACTCGTAGACGTTCTTAAAATCGTAGGCTTTGGGAATGGGAACCGAACCGCCGGCAGCAGGCTCTGTTTGGTGTTTCTGCTGGACGGGTGACCACATCAGACGCAGATTGGGACCCGGTGCGCAGCGGTTCTCTGTACTTTGGTGTTGATCAGCCTCAGGTCTGTTCTCCTCCTTGAGCTCGTCCTCGTCCCAGCTCGGTTGGATGATCGGAATCGGTTTGATTTCCGCTTCTTCATTTTTCGTTTGATATTGATCCTGATCCGCTTTGGCCACGGGAGTGGCACAGGTCAGCAGAGCGTTTACATTGTTTATGTTTCCAATATTTTCCTTGTTTGCCTTTGCTGTACAAAAATTGGCAATGGGCAAAAATGGCGCCCTTTTATTTAACTAACTGTGAATGCTGTGTTTGCAAAGTTCTTACCGAAAAAGTTTTGGGAATGATCTAGGAGATAATCACCCACGTCGATGGCGTCCCAATCGAACTCCGTCTTCAAAAAAGTGCCATCCTCCATGGCTATTTTGTGAATTGCGgctacaaattttaaaatacaagCAAGGTATGATCAAGGCACGCTGCGAGTGACCGTATGGCTTTggtcaaaaaacaccaaatatCGTTTTGCAACACTCTATCGGTAAAATTTATCGATTTATCGACTGGCGCCTTCTTGAATTTTGAATATTCTGCTCAACAAGGGCTCTTTGttttcaacaaataaaaattctatttacagatttttaatgcaaaacaCACCAAAGTATTGTTTGTACATATCATCTATTTATAAATTGTAGTACTTCTATAAATAGGACATTCCAAAGAAGAGTCAATATTGCTTTGAAGATGATTTGTTGTTCCaagaatttgttttatttattaaatacacaaaaaaaaaatattatttcgaAAATTTAGTTCATATTATTGAAGTTTCCAGCTTCCCAGTTGCCCCAGACTTAATGCGACGAAAGAATCAAACAAGTTGAATggtttaaaataaagttaatgttataatttgaatttttcaagattgaaattttgcaaaaaagttTCCAGATTTTGGTCAGATTTTGTCAtgtttattagttttttttgtttattcttaaatgtattattattagtttGAGTGAGTGTGGATTATCGAGGACTGGTGCCTGGAATCAGGGTATGGCGAGACACCTATCTGCAGAAACGTGGGTAAACTTGTGAAGAGTTTTATTCTTTATAATGTGGAGGGGGTTAGGTAAGGCCCGGGTGAGTACAATATTATTGAGGGTTTTACATTAGGATTATCGTATTATCGTTTTGAATATCTgcatgtgtatatatatatatgtatatagctTTACCCATATTCTGTATCTGCTGTATATCtgcatatatatttaaagcaGTTGCGCCATTCTGGTATTGCTGTTTTGCCGGATCcgggtatatatatttacggCATTAACCGGGAGCTGCGTGAACCAAAAATTCACGTTTAGCATAATTTAAAGTTATTCTCTAAATAATCAGCACGCACCTTACGTTACATAAAATAAGTCAAAATGGGTACGACGAGTAGGTGGCGACGTTTTTGAATTgttatcaaatttttttttttttcattttcttttgttttcttgtgTATAAATTAGTATctatgtatttaaaattatatacattaATGTACTTatcatattatattatatgcCTGTCTGAACATAACGTCGCCGGATAGGGTTTTCGCTTATAATTCCAtcattttgtattatttgcttttttgtttttattaattaacatttcTCGTCACTATCaaatttcaagtttttttttgttatatttttgagTGCAAGTTCACATAAATTCAGTCGTAATTCATTTGTTTTCATTAGTGGATAtcattgtttttgcttttcatgtattatttttttttgtatttttcactTAAATAAAGCTCAAAAGGTAGTAGCCGGGGGCGTACACAACGCGGAACGAATTTTATACTCAAGAATTTACCATTTGTTTGAacaatttaaagtttttctttatatttttttggttattttaaaTCGAAAAACGTATCTCATTGGACAAACAAATAGTTAATCCTTTAGTTAACGGCTCTACGGTTCTGGGGAGCATCCAAGTCTGACATGTAAATGCAGCTCCAACTTAGAGTACAgtttatgaaattaaattgctTAACCAAGGACGCGACTGCCCAGCGGCGAAATAGTCGGTGTTGTTATATTGTAAGCACTATAAAAACTACTAAGACCTAACCCTACAAACATCCGCTAAATTGTGCATAATTCCTACCTTATTGTACGCAAGAGAGATCCGTTCAGGACCTGAGAACTGTGCTCTCGCGGAGCTCAAAGCAGAGGCGCTCAACAAAGCACTGGTTGGCTGGTTGTGGTTCTAGCTtagtttgtaatttttttttatattatttcatttg is part of the Drosophila bipectinata strain 14024-0381.07 chromosome XL, DbipHiC1v2, whole genome shotgun sequence genome and encodes:
- the LOC108119690 gene encoding sal-like protein 4 — protein: MICRLCLNALDEQDAVLLFGGATEAAAEDEGDGASGQAMPESDLVQLISIHLYLCLSRDDAISTCICTECCSQLESFHNFWKLVELKQTTLCSQFLEIDCDVNWSEEPDEELVQLEPEFPVEFCIKTEPKAVATTVATAVNKFPCMFCEKSFKMRRYLEEHIATHTGDRPIPCPYCEMAFRCRSNMYTHVKSKHTAQWLKAREERDAAKSQNHAIHEVKTEVVEEVSVLAPLTTPAITGIPATASATSPPSMQQLPLSVIKTEPGDSINLTMAKTPPTASRASRTRSSRRKTHSPKKAQPTESSDGSGDEESPQKRLKENELILANYNAVAAAVVAAASISGTGGASSGGGGNSGTTSQTDTLQQRLCASLLQQQQLQQHINLLSAMTASTAAGGSSSTCTTTTTTTSNPYGSPPGQAEKRTPDKRRSAPTAPPIQTAIKPEAPISLICPNCGELPGLNHRCLSKPKYACDVCGKSFKMKRYLEEHFATHTGVKLHTCAFCPTEFRSKSNMYHHTKRKHKAEWERSRASRSAAKEQRLQEQIQMKIQLPSAVTQAQSGPAAV
- the LOC108119703 gene encoding targeting protein for Xklp2-like isoform X2; the protein is MEDGTFLKTEFDWDAIDVGDYLLDHSQNFFAKANKENIGNINNVNALLTCATPVAKADQDQYQTKNEEAEIKPIPIIQPSWDEDELKEENRPEADQHQSTENRCAPGPNLRLMWSPVQQKHQTEPAAGGSVPIPKAYDFKNVYESNRQLALRRREDEERKAREFHSRPMPNFKMIHNRIGEMRVVHKVTMPVTPEVVKHGRLDRERRRIRETGSEHDKHPPPRPGHCQPKPFQLRSEQRLRERREFDAAVQANLEQKKNEQDEQRKRCEQEEIKEIRKMTVFKARPNPFK
- the LOC108119703 gene encoding pleckstrin homology domain-containing family F member 1 homolog isoform X1 yields the protein MVDRLVNSEANTRRIASVENCFGSSGVPLAMQGRVLVGEGVLTKMCRKRPKSRQFFLFNDILVYGNIVIGKKKYNKQHIMPLEEVSLESIADNQQYRNGWYIRTTTKSFVVYAATSTEKQEWMAHINKCVEDLLRKSGKKPVENHAAVWVPDTEASVCMHCKKTQFTFIQRRHHCRNCGAVVCAGCSAKKFLLPQQSTKPLRVCDACYDRLKHVPSSSSGEDSAAVAAATGNKLNTTAGDSSNDEDSDEDIVSPGGESHDEPRFYGDNSVLSSADDSTIATPSSTITATSALGHSGVGGEPAQATPNPAAPIVGSHC